The sequence AGcagaattaaaaattgaaaaaaaaaaaaaaggcacaTACTGAATCTGAGGAAGAAGATACAGAAGGCTGTTGTCCAGTTGGCTGTACTGGGGTAGCAACTGCTACACCATTGCTTCCAGAAGGCAACCAATGTTGTCCCCCTGCAGGCACAACAGGTGTATGCATTTGAGGCATTGGCTGGAACTGGGACGATGAGATGGCATTATTTTGTAGCTGGCCGTATGAAGATGGTGCGAACTAAAACAAGGGCAAAACtatgataaataaaccaaataGACATGGAACAACTAAAATAAACGGGGTATGATTGATTACAAGGGAGGCGGTCTGCTGCAGCTGTGGCGGGCCAGATGTAAGCGGCGGCCGATTTTGATGAACATACGGCGGCAAAGGTACAGGTTGTGATGAAGGTGCAACATGGGCAGGGTGATTTGGCCATGGTGGTGGCTGCATTGGTTGAGAAAACTGTAATGTCTGAGTTTGACCAGCTGGCATTGGCATGCCGACATTAGAAGGCATTCCTTGTACAACAGGCAGAAACTGTTGAGGCATGAATGGCTGTCCCTGCTGTGCAGGTCGAAACTACAACAAAGATATAAAAATCActaaacaatataataatataattaaacccTAAAGTTAACTTGAAAATGGCTGTATTATCCAATTATAAATACCAAAACTTGAATCAGATTAAGGTAGTAGCTACCTGAGTTCCAGAGGATTGAGAAGTATTATCCATTCTAGCACTTGTGAAAACTCAAATCAAATAGCTGTATGGACTAGCAGAAAATAATGTTAATAACTAACTAGTCATTTAATTTccatttttgataatttatttttgcacTCGATGAGTAGCCAACCAATAAAGAGCAAGTACCGCTAACTAATtgcatttaaaaataaacagaGAGAACATTGCTTACCGTTAGGGCAAAAGGAAACACGAATTGCAGGGAAGAATTTGGATCCCCCTCTCCCTCACCGTTTTAAGTGTCAGGTGTTAGGGTTTAAgtggaaaaataaaacaagttGGGGATTTTATGAGAATTCAAGGAAAcagtattatatttatcattttccaGAAATAGCCCCGTGATGTATCTCAATAATACAGTCATTAACCGCCTGCGGCTTGCCGTTTCATCTCTTGCCCTGCTAAAAAGCAGAAACGGCAAAACGATTAACGTTTCGATAAAAAGACGGCTGACACGAGTCTACAACGGCTTCGTTTTAGGTAAAGACcgattattaattaatgctAGTAAATGTCTTTCAATAAAGTTAattgcaatttttttattgtattatatcTTCTTTTCAGAGAATGATTTTGTATTATGCTtgcttgaaaaaaaaatttgatattgtAATAGGGACCCATTTAGGTCATTAATTTCCAACCgatgatgattttttttttttataaatggaATAGAGATAAAATAGTTGGCATTTACTCTTTGAAGAGGATCAAATAGTTGACATGTAAATTGTTGATTTGAATCTTTAGAATACTATAAGTGATATAAGTAAAACAACTTGTTGCTTGATCTAAAGAGGTCACTAAATTAGTGTGTTGTATCTTTTATTgctaatataatcattttttgtaaacgttttaaaataaatttaactgcaatatcatttaattattatcatatttataatttataaaaaatttaaaatttcataattaatattataaaagaattaaaaatttatattaaatctataaaaaaatgtaatttatcaaatttttatttgcagTTGGGTCTAAAAACAataccaaattagaatgaataatttattatgattttttggGAATCAATAAATATCACAACCAACATTGCTATCCAAGCATTATATTTTAGACCTTCTTTTACCTATTCTCGCGTAGacatcaaatattaaaaaaaataaaacattcaaATATTAGCATTTGTCaacttaatttatataatgaattattGCACCTATCAATCATTACTCTATCAAATGCTAAAAGGCTTAATGTTGAAGCACCCGTTAAGTTGACAAATGGTGTCATTTTTCATATCTCTCTTTATCAATCTCATAACTGAGAAACCCTAACTAAATTATCATCAAGAACACTACAAGAATTTTTACAtgaaaagttaaatatataacccTTTCGCAAGCCAGACCTAGCAGCATTATTTCTTGACAACTTATCCCCTTTCTCAGTACTCTTAGTGCACTCCTTATAAGCTGCCAAGAAAGGATCATCCTGCTTTCTGATACCTTTTCTTGAAGAACTTCTTGAAGGAGGCTGAAAAGTGCATGGCGGAAGAGGGATATTAATCGTGTCATGAGTTGAAATCCTAGGGCTTTCTATAGGGCAAGGAGGTGGTAGAAGTTTTAACACAAGATCTTCTTCTTGATTAGGATCAGAGTCTTGGTTGATCAACTTCGAAACACCAGGCTTCTTCTCCCATGAAAAGGGTACATTCCCTTTTGTGTTAGCCTTGCTTTGATCCATTCTGATAAAAAACAAACCGAAGCCTTATGTGGGATATGGTGTTTGGCTAGgctttatatatgtattataagAGGGGTTGCTCTTGAATCTCAATTGTTTAACCGCACAATCTGCATAGGCCAAGCAAATAAAACGTGAAGATGGGGGAAAAGGGCATATGAGAGTTGCAActtttaaacaaattttagaagc is a genomic window of Ricinus communis isolate WT05 ecotype wild-type chromosome 2, ASM1957865v1, whole genome shotgun sequence containing:
- the LOC8265256 gene encoding uncharacterized protein LOC8265256, giving the protein MDQSKANTKGNVPFSWEKKPGVSKLINQDSDPNQEEDLVLKLLPPPCPIESPRISTHDTINIPLPPCTFQPPSRSSSRKGIRKQDDPFLAAYKECTKSTEKGDKLSRNNAARSGLRKGYIFNFSCKNSCSVLDDNLVRVSQL